Part of the Citrus sinensis cultivar Valencia sweet orange chromosome 2, DVS_A1.0, whole genome shotgun sequence genome, GAAGAGGTAAAGTTCTTATTCTTTCGTATGCAAGGATGACTGATTAGATATTGATGTTGAATAATGGTGAGCCAACATCAGATCCATCATCAATTGCAAATTCtgcaaaaaatatttgaatacaGGGTATAGCCATCACACTTTTCAGCTTTCTTATCATTGATGCAATAGATTGTTGAGTGAAGCCAATCTGATGACGTATGGCTTTCTTATGTGTTTATCCAATGAAGAGATAAACTCCAAAGCAAATAGTCATCAATGTCAATACATGGTAACTTTTGGCAATTAAACCATATGAATAAACGAGGTGAAGGTAGATTGCCCCCGTATCATCCATCATGGTTAATTCATGAAGTATCATGATTTGGGTAACCTTTTTCAAGTCTTTTCTAACATTTATCATCCATCGTGGTTTCTCTCAGAGAATGTACTCTATAAAACTAACAGGATCACTTGTGCACAGGAATCAATGGTTTAACTGGAGAAACAGAAAACAAGAGAGATTAAACCACGcttggaaaaaaattgtggtTGTTGAACATTTGTTGACAGTCTGCAGAGTGGGTTTCTATCTTTGTTGGAAGATCTTATCCGGATCagcttttaattattttataagaagAAATCTCAAAGTTGTATTCATTTAGATGTAAAACAGTTAGCATACTCATTATGGTCTTATACAAAGTTGTATTAATTTAGATGTAAAACAATTAGCATACTCATGGCAGTCTTCTACAGAAAGTCAGAAAATTTAGCCACACAAAAAGCGAATAAATCAATGTTTATGATTGGTGAATCTATGGGGAAAGTCAATGGAGTAGGTTTGTGATATTATTAGGAGATGTCATCAGGTTCAGTAGTTGGTAATGGTGCTCTAAGAGGAAAATCTCGACATTGTATTTgtttagaagaaaaataaaacttgtattTTATTGTGGACGGACTAGAAGAATCAACTTGAGAAAGAGACAGTTAACCGATCCTTGCCCCCTTGGAAATTTGTGGTCGGCGAAGCCAAGGTTGAAAGTCCATGGATGGATTTCTGCTTTCTAATTGAAGTTGCGTCCAAGTTGCCTGAGTAAGTGAATTCCCTGTCTATTCAATGGTCGGCATAATGAGTTAGAAGCATTTATAGGTTTATTCATAGGTATTCCTTTATTCTTTCAGGTAACTAGAAAAAGCTTAAAGCTGCGCGTGCTTTTGCGCGCACACGCGAATACTTTATTACTGGAAAGCTCTAATATGTGCTAATTCCTGGCTCACATGAGAACCACAAACCACAAAAAGAGACCACTAAGGTGATATGCCAAAAAGAGCTAGCAAAATACGAAATGGAAGGTATGGGAAAGGAAAATAGTTTGctaaaaaaatagcaaaaagtAACTTTGCGATCTTCCATTAAGCTGGGCAGAAAAGCACTAGAAACCACAAACGTTAAACacatcacttttttttcccccttttccTGATCTCTGCaataacatataattaaagaagATTCCTCCTCTTTGTCATAATGCAGCATGTAATTGTCTTCATTTCTAAAATCCTTATGGAGTCTTGAAAAAGTAAAGGATTGCCGAGCTTGTAGTCATGCTAATGGAACGTCGGTTAGCTTTTGCTGCCCTGTAGTTTTTATCTTCTGCtgctttctttttgttgtgAATTTTGCCGCCTCACTTTGTTTTAAAGAAGACagtaattacaaaaagaacCTCTACCATAAGCTAAGCCTGCTCATGTTTCTTTCTGTGATGCATTCAGCTTCATGATGTGGTCACTGCTGTACTTAGGTTTTGATACCACAGTACTTACTATCAACTTTTATaatccaaattattttcttcagcACTGTGCTTCAAGGATAGCGTGAAGTATATCAGCAGAATTGTTCCCAGGCTCGACCTGTCGTAAACAAACATAAGAAGATTTATTACGCGTTTCAAATTCCAGAGCTAAAGCATGTTGGTAGAAGTTAGGATTATAAACCCACAAGGTGGCAAAGAAGAGAAGAACCCTTTTAGGATCAATAGCCCATGAATGAGAAGAACGCTTCAAACTATTTCTCCTGAAACCGCTTTTGCTATCTGGGGTTGTGATGATGTTGCCGGTCGTTATGGTAATCTGGTGATGAACTTGAGGGATATCCGTGGACCCTATGGCAGCCCCCGCTGGCTTTTCAGGCGTGCTAGGCCCTGCATGAACAGTTGCACTTAGTAAATTGAGACCAAATTTGCACTTAAGAGTGTACCACTTTGCTAGCTAGCTAACATTTCACCACCAAATTCCCAATCATGTAAAGCAGCACGCAAAACAATGATATTCTTCAACCAAACTTGCACCAAACTAGTTGTCAAAACAAAAAGGCCCGAGTCCCAATTTAAGTTTCATGACCCACCTGTAGTCGAACCAGCAGTTTGGTAACATTTCACTTTCTCAACCGTAGGATCACCAACTTCTTTGACCCCATACAACACTTAAATTCAGAAGACTAAGATTACAACAACCAAATTGTAACAGTCCGACTAATTCATCCATGGTagttctaataataataataacaagaagaagaagaagaagaagaagaagcatgTGGAGGATCGGGGGACGTGGCATTAGACGATTGGGGTCACCCAGCTCAATGAGAGACCAGTACAGGTTGGAGTCTTggagataaaatatttgtaatttagcATATATACGACAAACATATATCATATTTGGccaaatcttaattttattccaAGTATTGGTTTCTAGCGATTTGCATCTCCCTGGCAAATCGGGGACCAGTAAGAGATCAAACAAACTATTCGGCAACCAGCCAAGCTAAGTTGATCAATGTAATCGAACGGTCTACGGCTAAAGTTTCTTTAACGCTCTCTTTCatacaaatttgaaattccaCCTTCCAGCAAAGAGTAacattctctctcttttggtGAATACTCTGTTAGCCCAAATCCTTCATCGGATTATTTTCCAGGGGTTGAATTTGGTATGTctaattgatgaaaatgttaCCTCTGGGGGAGGATGCAGCAAGAGTGGCATCTCTGTCATTAGCATTAGAATTAGACTTCTTTTCGGCGCCGCAGCCGCCACGCTGGGATCCTTTTCTCGAAAGGCTTTTCTGCAACTTTTTCCATAATTAACGTTTACATTAAAACCAAAGCACAGCcatcaataataaaacaagACAATCAGAAGTTTATGGGGTTTCTTCTATATTTAAACATAAGAAACGGtttctttaacaaaaattaagaattaaagtagagaaaaagagagaagataACAACTATGCTTGAGAAAGAGAGAGCCGTTGAATTGAATTGCCCGCAAAGccaataataacaacaaaacgaaaattaaaaaaagaaaaaaaaacttacagtAATTCTTGAATTTGCGTTATTAGTACTATCTTTATTGATTCCATGAGAGAAGGCATCCATgtcaataacaaaattatcagATTTCTTGAGTGCGTTATAGTGAAAGCCGTTGACATGATccaaaagagaaatttttggTGTGCTTGACGAGCTCTCTTCCATTCCATATGCTTCGCCAGAAGATGCCATATCCTTGAGATTATTTAAAGGAGTGAGAAGAAACAACAGCAGAGTTACATACAGAACCCAATACAACAGTaacatgaattaattaattaagagataATAAAAGAAACCCCGAAACCAATGCTCACCAACTTAGGATCGTCCGCCGTTTCTCTGTCGTCGTCACTTTCccggaaaagaaaatatagatatgtat contains:
- the LOC102624937 gene encoding uncharacterized protein LOC102624937 isoform X2; amino-acid sequence: MASSGEAYGMEESSSSTPKISLLDHVNGFHYNALKKSDNFVIDMDAFSHGINKDSTNNANSRITKSLSRKGSQRGGCGAEKKSNSNANDRDATLAASSPRGPSTPEKPAGAAIGSTDIPQVHHQITITTGNIITTPDSKSGFRRNSLKRSSHSWAIDPKRVLLFFATLSSLGTILLIYFTLSLKHSAEENNLDYKS
- the LOC102624937 gene encoding uncharacterized protein LOC102624937 isoform X1; amino-acid sequence: MASSGEAYGMEESSSSTPKISLLDHVNGFHYNALKKSDNFVIDMDAFSHGINKDSTNNANSRITLQKSLSRKGSQRGGCGAEKKSNSNANDRDATLAASSPRGPSTPEKPAGAAIGSTDIPQVHHQITITTGNIITTPDSKSGFRRNSLKRSSHSWAIDPKRVLLFFATLSSLGTILLIYFTLSLKHSAEENNLDYKS
- the LOC102624937 gene encoding uncharacterized protein LOC102624937 isoform X3; this translates as MASSGEAYGMEESSSSTPKISLLDHVNGFHYNALKKSDNFVIDMDAFSHGINKDSTNNANSRITLQKSLSRKGSQRGGCGAEKKSNSNANDRDATLAASSPRGPSTPEKPAGAAIGSTDIPQVHHQITITTGNIITTPDSKSGFRRNSLKRSSHSWAIDPKRVEPGNNSADILHAILEAQC